The Sorangiineae bacterium MSr11367 genome window below encodes:
- a CDS encoding sigma-54 dependent transcriptional regulator, with protein MASRRKEGILLVDDDAAFRAVYTELLEGEGFAVTSAGTPEQALAAFTRAAPRMVVLDLMLPPSGQPEAGAALMERILSERPATKVVVVSGSGDSSFALSLVRRGAYDFLAKPVDPDVLLAVCARAAARLELEDRVTELETELATAAREQIGLLGTSPAFLDARTLAERAAPAHVPVLLTGESGTGKEVFARYLHARSPRAKKPFVAINCGALAPALLESTLFGHKRGAFTGAVADARGLFAEADGGTLFLDEIGDLEVGLQVKLLRALESGEVLPVGAARPLTVDVRLLSATHRPLEAMVAGKTFRDDLYWRVRGIEIALPRLADRAGDLALLAQHFINQARALVPHAAMARLSPEALRRMEAYDWPGNLRELRHEMQRALVMAAGRDEILEADLSPSLRNTNEASVSALETADESAPLEEKVGALERREIVQALARSNGNRSHAAARLGLSRQGLLNKMARHGLKSS; from the coding sequence ATGGCCAGCCGGCGCAAAGAAGGCATTCTCCTGGTCGATGACGACGCCGCGTTTCGTGCGGTCTACACGGAATTGCTCGAGGGCGAGGGCTTCGCGGTCACCTCCGCTGGCACCCCCGAACAAGCCCTCGCCGCGTTCACACGCGCCGCGCCGCGCATGGTCGTGCTCGACCTGATGCTACCTCCCTCGGGCCAGCCCGAAGCGGGCGCCGCGCTCATGGAACGCATCCTCTCCGAGCGCCCCGCCACCAAAGTCGTCGTCGTGTCCGGGTCCGGCGATAGCTCGTTCGCCCTCTCCTTGGTGCGGCGCGGCGCGTACGACTTTCTCGCCAAGCCCGTCGATCCCGACGTCTTGCTCGCCGTCTGCGCGCGCGCCGCCGCACGCCTCGAGCTCGAGGATCGCGTGACCGAGCTCGAAACGGAGCTCGCCACCGCCGCACGCGAGCAAATCGGCCTCCTTGGCACCTCGCCGGCCTTTCTCGACGCGCGCACCCTCGCCGAGCGGGCGGCCCCTGCGCACGTCCCGGTCCTCCTCACCGGCGAATCCGGCACCGGAAAAGAAGTCTTCGCTCGCTACCTCCACGCCCGCAGCCCCCGCGCCAAAAAGCCGTTCGTCGCCATCAACTGCGGCGCACTCGCCCCTGCCCTGCTCGAGTCCACGCTCTTCGGGCACAAGCGCGGCGCCTTCACCGGTGCGGTCGCCGACGCGCGAGGCCTCTTCGCCGAGGCCGACGGCGGCACGTTGTTCCTCGACGAAATCGGCGATTTGGAGGTCGGCCTGCAGGTGAAGCTGCTCCGTGCCTTGGAAAGCGGCGAGGTCCTCCCTGTCGGTGCCGCACGCCCGCTCACCGTCGACGTGCGGCTGCTTTCGGCCACCCACCGTCCGCTCGAGGCGATGGTTGCCGGGAAAACATTTCGCGATGATCTCTATTGGCGCGTACGCGGCATCGAAATCGCATTGCCGCGCCTCGCCGATCGGGCGGGGGATTTAGCGTTGCTTGCGCAACATTTCATCAACCAGGCACGCGCGCTCGTGCCACACGCCGCCATGGCACGGCTTTCGCCGGAAGCGCTCCGACGAATGGAGGCCTACGATTGGCCCGGCAACCTCCGCGAGCTGCGCCATGAAATGCAACGCGCGCTCGTCATGGCCGCAGGGCGCGACGAAATCCTCGAGGCCGACCTCTCGCCCTCCCTGCGAAACACGAATGAAGCGTCGGTTTCTGCTCTCGAAACCGCCGATGAATCGGCGCCCCTCGAGGAGAAGGTCGGCGCACTCGAACGACGCGAAATCGTCCAGGCGCTCGCGCGATCCAACGGCAATCGCAGCCATGCAGCGGCGCGGCTGGGGCTCTCGCGCCAGGGCCTTCTCAACAAGATGGCGCGCCACGGCTTGAAATCCTCGTGA
- a CDS encoding DNA/RNA non-specific endonuclease: protein MRQNRLWILGVLTVGSMAALPACAGAADSYEETVTGDKLAPVAPPSAVAAATVEDFESGTKTAYAAANVTFASGTWNLDDALVGTLDGDVKNGGRATRVRNAGKVTMGFDRANAGTVTIKSATYGSDANGSWGLFYSRNQGSTWTQIGSAVTTAPNTLSTATFAVNQSGNVRLQVRKLDGGSNRIDVDDVSIQDYTGGGSDGGTDSGGGGGDGGSSGGGASLSVHTTLGIPSDANTNDPNDYLAVKSEYVHSYNSSRKIPNWVSWELNTGYLGSADRSNNYRPDDTLPSGMAQASLADYSGSGYDRGHICPSGDRTKSATANGITFFLSNMVPQAANNNRGPWEKLESYSRTLANSGKELFVIAGGVVTSSSSTIGSGVVVPDSTFKVVAVLDHVGAGAADVTTSTRIIAVLMPNDDSKINMGDDWKSFRVSARSIENATNLNFLSDVPQNIQDVIEARVDNQ, encoded by the coding sequence ATGCGACAAAATCGCCTTTGGATCCTCGGAGTTCTCACCGTCGGCAGCATGGCTGCCCTCCCGGCATGTGCCGGCGCCGCCGACTCGTACGAAGAAACGGTCACGGGCGACAAGCTCGCCCCCGTCGCTCCCCCGAGCGCCGTCGCAGCAGCGACCGTGGAAGATTTCGAGTCCGGTACCAAAACGGCGTACGCCGCGGCAAATGTGACGTTTGCCTCGGGCACGTGGAACCTGGACGACGCCTTGGTCGGCACACTCGATGGCGACGTGAAGAATGGCGGCCGCGCCACGCGCGTTCGCAACGCGGGCAAGGTCACCATGGGGTTCGACCGCGCCAATGCCGGCACGGTCACCATCAAGAGCGCCACCTACGGCTCGGATGCAAACGGCTCGTGGGGCCTCTTCTATTCGCGCAACCAGGGCTCCACCTGGACACAAATTGGTTCGGCGGTCACCACGGCCCCGAACACGCTGTCCACGGCTACCTTCGCGGTGAACCAATCGGGCAACGTGCGTTTGCAGGTGCGCAAGCTCGATGGCGGCAGCAACCGCATCGACGTCGACGACGTGTCCATCCAGGACTACACGGGCGGCGGCAGCGATGGCGGGACGGATTCGGGCGGCGGCGGTGGCGACGGTGGATCGAGCGGTGGCGGGGCAAGCCTCAGCGTGCACACCACCTTGGGCATTCCGTCGGATGCCAACACCAATGACCCGAACGATTACCTCGCGGTCAAATCGGAGTACGTGCACTCGTACAACAGCAGCCGCAAGATCCCCAATTGGGTGAGCTGGGAGCTCAACACGGGCTACCTCGGAAGCGCCGATCGCTCGAACAATTACCGGCCGGACGACACCCTGCCCTCCGGCATGGCGCAAGCGTCCCTCGCGGACTACAGCGGCAGCGGCTACGACCGCGGCCATATCTGCCCCTCGGGCGACCGCACGAAGTCGGCGACGGCCAACGGCATCACGTTCTTCCTCTCGAACATGGTCCCCCAGGCCGCGAACAACAACCGTGGCCCATGGGAAAAGCTCGAGTCCTACAGCCGCACCCTCGCCAACTCCGGCAAGGAGCTCTTCGTCATCGCCGGCGGCGTCGTCACCTCCAGCTCGAGCACCATCGGCTCTGGCGTGGTCGTACCGGATAGCACCTTCAAGGTGGTCGCCGTTCTCGATCACGTCGGCGCCGGCGCGGCAGACGTGACCACGAGCACGCGCATCATTGCGGTGCTCATGCCCAACGATGACAGCAAAATCAATATGGGTGACGATTGGAAGTCGTTCCGCGTCTCGGCCCGCAGCATCGAGAATGCGACGAACTTGAACTTCCTCTCGGATGTTCCGCAGAATATCCAGGACGTCATCGAAGCGCGCGTCGACAATCAATAG